From Candidatus Aminicenantes bacterium, the proteins below share one genomic window:
- a CDS encoding DUF4342 domain-containing protein has protein sequence MSKKQDDSKTRHEEFKVTGGEIIDRIKELIHQGNIRRIIIKNENGATLIEIPLTLGLVGAALLPVLAAVGAIGALVARMTIVIEKIVE, from the coding sequence ATGTCAAAAAAACAGGATGACAGCAAGACCCGTCATGAAGAGTTCAAAGTCACCGGTGGTGAGATCATCGACCGCATCAAGGAACTGATCCACCAGGGCAATATCCGCCGCATCATCATAAAAAATGAAAACGGCGCCACCCTGATTGAAATCCCCCTCACCCTGGGATTGGTCGGGGCGGCCCTGCTGCCCGTGCTGGCGGCCGTCGGCGCCATCGGCGCGTTGGTGGCACGCATGACCATCGTGATCGAGAAGATCGTCGAGTGA